A section of the Larus michahellis chromosome 1, bLarMic1.1, whole genome shotgun sequence genome encodes:
- the MGST1 gene encoding microsomal glutathione S-transferase 1: protein MRSGEMAKLTQLIDNEVFRAYATYATIVLLKMMLMSLITAYFRISRKAFVNPEDTASFGKGESAKKYLRTDPSVERVRRGHLNDLENIVPFLGIGLLYALSGPELSTALLHFRIFTGARIAHTFAYLIPLPQPARGLSWAVAYAVTISMAYKVLKTALYL from the exons ATGAGAAGTGGAGAAATGGCTAAACTGACCCAGTTAATTGACAATGAAGTCTTCCGGGCTTACGCTACTTATGCAACTATTGTTCTTCTAAAAATGATGCTAATGAGTCTTATAACAGCATACTTCAGAAtctcaagaaag GCATTTGTCAACCCAGAAGATACAGCATCATTTGGTAAAGGCGAGAGCGCTAAAAAATATCTGCGGACTGATCCAAGTGTAGAACGTGTACGCAG AGGCCACCTCAATGACCTTGAAAATATTGTCCCGTTTCTTGGCATTGGACTGCTGTATGCTCTTAGTGGTCCTGAGCTGTCCACAGCCTTGCTGCATTTCAGGATCTTCACTGGGGCTAGGATCGCTCACACTTTTGCGTACTTGatccctcttccccagcctgccAGAGGTTTGTCTTGGGCAGTTGCGTATGCAGTGACCATCTCGATGGCGTACAAAGTGCTGAAGACGGCGTTGTACCTGTAG